The following are encoded together in the Anopheles nili chromosome 3, idAnoNiliSN_F5_01, whole genome shotgun sequence genome:
- the LOC128724083 gene encoding zwei Ig domain protein zig-8-like — MTTGALVTTFFSLFFSLTSSTDYEADGPQLTATMRRLAVVMIILNINYGRLHCYHTVDIDEPHTYTPPRHYFQTSSFDDADLGDDATARNPLDRGPYFDISASRNVTALVGNTAYLNCRVRNLGNRTVSWIRHRDLHLLTVGKATYTSDARYQSVHNPQLDDWSLKVLYPQQRDSGVYECQISTTPPVGYSMTLSVVEPLTSIVGGPDLYIDTGSTVNLTCIVQYLPEPPPLIQWKHNGVEINYDSPRGGVSVITEKGDVTTSYLLIQRARGADSGKYTCLPTMANPTTVNVHVLNGEHPAAIQHGRQIRSNCVLLTMLFLLLMAISPGWRTGAR; from the exons ATGACCACGGGAGCGCTG GTAACgactttcttttctctttttttctctctgacATCCTCCACAGACTATGAAGCAGACGGCCCACAACTAACAGCAACTATGAGACGGCTAGCGGTAGTGatgataattttaaatataaattacg GTCGCCTCCATTGCTACCACACCGTGGACATTGACGAgccgcacacgtacacaccacCACGGCACTACTTCCAGACGTCCTCCTTCGACGACGCCGACCTGGGTGACGATGCCACCGCCCGGAATCCGCTCGACCGGGGGCCCTACTTTGACATTTCTGCCTCGCGAAACGTCACCGCGCTTGTCGGCAACACGGCCTATCTCAACTGTCGCGTTCGCAACCTCGGCAACAGAACG GTTTCCTGGATCCGGCACCGAGATCTACACCTGCTGACGGTCGGCAAAGCGACCTACACCTCGGACGCGCGGTATCAAAGCGTACATAATCCGCAGCTCGACGACTGGTCGCTGAAG GTGTTGTATCCGCAGCAGCGCGACTCCGGTGTGTACGAGTGCCAAATCTCCACGACACCCCCGGTCGGCTACTCGATGACGCTGTCCGTCGTCG AGCCCCTAACGTCGATCGTCGGTGGACCGGACCTGTACATCGATACCGGTTCGACCGTGAACCTAACCTGCATCGTGCAATATCTGCCCGAACCACCACCGCTCATCCAGTGGAAGCACAACGGCGTG GAAATTAATTACGACTCACCGCGAGGTGGCGTGTCGGTGATCACGGAAAAGGGCGACGTGACGACATCCTATCTGCTGATCCAGCGTGCCCGCGGTGCTGACTCTGGCAAGTACACGTGCCTGCCGACGATGGCCAACCCCACGACCGTGAACGTGCACGTGCTGAATG GCGAACATCCGGCCGCGATACAACACGGACGCCAGATCCGCAGCAATTGTGTCCTGCTGACGATGCTCttcctgctgctgatggcgaTATCACCCGGGTGGCGAACCGGCGCTCGATAA